Genomic window (Verrucomicrobiota bacterium JB022):
TAAGCACCAACCGCTACATAGACTGCGCAGGACGGCCCAGAAGTCGCTGCAAGCCATTGCGTAAAGCACTAGCGGAGCTAACAGGGGCCTACAACAAGGAGATCAAACTTTACTTACCCGGTCGCTACGCGATTGATCAAGAAGGCTACCTGACTAGCAGGATGAAGGGCAACTTAACAAAAGTGCTTGGCCCTAGAGAATATTAGGGGTTGTAGACGAATTCTGTCTGTTCTCGCGATTAGGAATGAAGCCTAAGGTAAACGTAAACTAAAGTAATAGCAGGACGTAGACGCTAAACATGCCATGGGCGATACGCCAAAAAGCCGACGGCTGGTGTGGCCGTCGGCGAGGAAGACGCAAAGTTCCGCTATCGCTTCAGGCGCGGCGGCGGCGCCAGGCGGCGAAGCCGAGGGTGAAGAAGCCTGCGGCGAGCGCGTAAGTAGAGGGCTCCGGAACGGCGGCAGTCGAGACGACATCGCTCCAAGAGGTGCCGACGAGGTAGTTATCGAGCGCATAGGTGCCGGAATCGACACTGGACCGTAAACGTAGCCCCACGCCGCCCACCTCGTTGATGAGCGTTCCGTTCGTCGACTCCACCGACGTCGAAAGCTCGTCTGTTGGATCGATCCAGAGGGTTGAAGTGCCCGTGGAGAGGTCGTAGCGAGTGACGATGAGGTAGGCCGTGTCCAGATCGCCGGCGGTGGCCGTTTGCCACGTGGCCTGGCTGGCACTGGAGGTGTTGGTGATGCCCCATTGCAGGCCACCGTCGCTCAAGCGATAGGTGAGGCGGCTCGCGCGGGTACCGGTGGAACCTTCAGCAGTCAGGAAGGCGATGTAGCCTGCGGAAGAGGTGGGAGCAACGGACGCTTGGAACTGGAAGCTGGTGTAGACAAAGCCGGTGGTGGCCGAGCTGGAGAGCGCGGCGCCGACTTCGCGGTTGGTGGAGCCTCCGATGGCTGAAAACTCCGCCACCAACTGCTCGTCCACCACCCGGTAGGTTTGTGCGTAGGCCGAGTCGAGAGTCGACCAGTTGCCACCCGCCACGGAGACAAGCTCGCCATCCATGTAATCGAAGGAATCCGAAAGGAGCACGGTGGCACTCAGTTGCGAGGAGAGAATCAGGCCGGCAATGACGGCCGCCAGAGGAGTGAGAATGGGGTGCTGTGAGTTCATAGGATAAGCCTGTTGCGGGGAGTAGATCCGCAGCGAGGTGCCCGCAGGCTGAAGGACTCGCAGCCGAGCGCTCAACGGCAGCGCCGCTTTTATTGAAAAACGAATCTCACGGCACGTCACCTCGACCACTTCTCAATAAAAACGCTCCTACCCTCGCCGGCGATGTGGACCACCGGCAGATCCAAAAGGGACACAGCGGAATCTACCCCACCCTTTTACTCCATGCGTTTTACCCTCCCTCTCCTTGGCGCCTTCCTGTCTGCGGCAGCCTGCCACGCCTCGATCACTGGGCCCGATGGGCTCCAATACCCCGACTGGACACGAGCCGGGATTAACGGCGGCATTCCTGCGGTGGCTTCGCCCGCAGTTGACCTGACTGTGCACGGCGCCGACCTGGAAGACGATGCTGCCGCAATTGAAGAAGCCGCCGCCAGCCTCACCGGCGGAGGTGTCGTCAACCTTGGAGCGGGAACCTATTACCTGGACCGGCCGGTCGTGATCCGCCAAAGCGGTGTCGTCCTGCGAGGAGCAGGCCAAAATGCAACGCGGATCGTCTTTCGCTGGAACGGACCAGAGAACAATCCCGAGATTCTTTGGCCAGCACCGGGCAGCAACGTCTACAAGAACTCGTGGATTCAGGCCTTTGCGGATCCGCAGGGGCTGAAAAAGATCTCGATCCTGGTGAATGGGGTCGTGGTGCAATCGGCTTCTCGACTGAAAGACGATGAACCCATCTGCAGCCTCTCAACCAACGGTCAAAAAATCCTAACCAAGGCGGGCGGCACTGGCAGTGTCACCCTCACCGTGCAAGTGGACTACTACGAGAAGCCCACTCGTAGCACTTCGCAAACGATCCAGCTGCAGGCGACCACGGACGGCCCATGGATCTTGCCCAATGAAAGCGGAGGCGTCGGACTGTTGGGAGCCATTACGTTTGCAGGCAGCCAGCCCACCTTCAACAACACGATTTACTCGCAGCGGACCTTAAAGCAATCGGCGATCCGTGGGAGTGAGGTGCTGGAACTCGGCTCCGGCCACGGTTTCGAGGTGGGAGACAGGCTGGAGATCCAGGCTCCGCCGACGGAACGCTGGAACGCCGAAACAGGGAATCAGATCACCTTTGGGACACACCGGGCCAATCAATATAAGGTTGTCGCGGTAAACGGCAGCAAAGTCGTTGTCGATGCGCCTTTGCGGATCGACTTTCCCATGGAAGATGGCGCTTTCGTGCGGCAGCTGGATCCCATCGAACGCTGCGGGATTGAAAACCTGACGCTGGAGCAGACGAGCGATCTTTGGGTCTGTGGTGTGTTGTTCAGCCAGAGCTGGGAATGCTGGGCGCAAAACGTGACCGTCCGAAAGGCTGGTCGCCACCCGCTCTACATGGTCAGCTCCAAACACGGAGAAATCCGCGACTGCACGATGATCGACGCCGGCTGGAAGGGCCATGCCGGCAGCGCCTACGTCGGTTGGGATCAGTCATACGACTGCCTGATGGAAAACGTGACGACGGCCTTCCTGCGTCATGCACCCCTGTTCCAGTGGGGCGCGGCCGGCAACGTGATCCGTAACAGCACCTTCTACGGCAGCGACGCGCAATTCCACGCCGGTTATACGCACGAAAACCTCATCGAGAACTGTGTCGTGCTCTCCAACACTGGAGACGGAGGGTATGGGGGCGCGCTCTACTCCGCTAGCGACACCAGCCACGGTGTCAACGGCCCGCGCAACGTCATTTACCATTGCGACTTCAGCGCGCCCAACGACGGCTACTACAATGGCGGGGCGTGGTTTGGCGGTGGCAACGATGACTGGATGATATTGCACAGCCGCTTCATGCTCGACCACGAGGGCGCAATCTATCTGCGCGATCGGAGCCGTGACCACCTGTTTTACCACAACGTCTGGGCGTTCGGCGAACCGGGTGGCGGGGTGCATTACGACAATGAGACCTCATCCGGAATCGAGATCACCGGAAACGTCTTTGACGGATTGGCCGCAAGCGAACTGGCCAGCGGGCTCATGCAACCGGCACTGGCTTCCGACAATACTTTTCTCGACCGCACTGAACCAGTTGTCTTGGAAAGCGCTGGTTTCGAAGCCGCCCTGGCAGGCTGGACAACCGAGGGAAACGGCGCGCTCACCACGACAGAAGCGGCACGGGTCGGCACGTACGGCCTTCGGCTGACTGACTCTAATACCGATACCGCGGCGAGCGTATCTTCAGCGGTCTACCCAGTTGAACCGGGGCAGACCTGGCAAGCCCGCGCCTGGGTGCGCTCCGTCGAGGCTTCCTCGCAGGCAGGCGTGCTCGAACTGCAATTTGTGAACGCCTCGGGCATGGTCTTGACCGGCTACAACAAGGTAATCAAGGACTACTGGACAGCATGGCGGCGCATCGCGGTGAATGGAGACGCACCACCAAATGCGGCTGGCGTCCGGGTGGTATTGAGGACTTACGAGAACCGCATTTCGACCGTCGACTACGATGGTATCGGATTGGCGCGAGTTCCCGTTGCGCTCGCTAATCCCGGCTTTGAATGCGGTCTGGTATTTTGGTCAATCGAAGCTGGTGAACCTCAGGCTTCCGCCGATGCCGCCTACACGGGAGGGCGCGGCCTGGAGCTCGTCAACATTGGCGAGGCCGTAAAAGTAGTGAGCCGTGCCATGCCTGTCGTTGTGGGAGAGACGGCGCAGATTCGCATCCGCGCGAGTGTGGTTGACGGGCAGGGCTTTGCCGTTGGATTGCGCTTTGTGGATCGCGATGGCGCCCTCATTATGGAGACGCTGCACCTGCTGCCCCCAGGCCCCGCTCCTTGGCGCCAATACGTGCACCGCGCGATGGTTCCCGCAGGCTCGGCCACGCTGCAGGTTATCCTCATGGCCGAAGCCGAAGGCAGCGGCAGCGGCAGCGCCTACTTCGACGATGCTTTTGTACTGACCGCGCCCGCCTTGCCTGAGGCTCCGGTTCCTTCGATCTTTGCGTGGCAAAAGGAACCCAACCCCGCCCTGGCGCGCGGATTGGATGGAACGCCGATAGGGCTGAAATTCGCTCTTGGCCTCGGACCAGATTCGGATCTGGGCGATCGAGGATTGCAGATCGAAGCCGAAGGCCCCGTATGGACCCTTTCATGGCGGCAACCCAAGGCGCGCGACGGGTTCGGGCTTGAGTTGCAACGTTCGACCGACCTTCGCACTTGGGACGCTGTATACAGCACCGAACAGGAGGCCGACGCCGATGCGCTCGTCGAACACGCGGCTGAAGTTCCTGCCTGGGGCCAGCCGACCTTTTTCCGCCTGGCGGTGCCCTGAACCCACAGAGAGATAACGATCCTGGCTTTTCAATAAAAGCAGTGCTCCGCTCGTGCCATAACCCGGGGCATCCTAGCATCTGGCCATTCGAAGCAGCGCTGCCCAGGCAGCTCATCCCCAACCCCAAAGACTCCCCTATGAATCCCTTCAGCCCTACATATCGTCGCAGTCGTACCTTGCATCGGCTGCTGACAGTCGCCGCGACCTTCGGTGCCGCATTTTCGTTGCCGGCGCGCACCCTCATCGAGTTGAGCGACGCCCACGCCTCCGAGTGGCGGCTATTTGTGCCGTCGAAATATGCCGATTGCGGCGCTTCTTTTCAGATCGACTCGGGCATTGCCTTGATGAAGTCCGACGAACTGGCCCGTTTTGCCCTGCAGTCATCGCTGGCGGCGGTCGAACCGGGGCAGCCCTGCCATTACAAGGCGCGGATTCTGATTACACCGCAGTCGGAGCTTGAACGCAAATCCCCCGGCGTGGTGCTGCGCCTGACTTACTACAATGCGGACAAGAAGCCGCTGGACAGTGAGCACCTGCACATCGGGATCGGCGGCGAGACGGCTACCGTTGCCGCCATCGGCAACCTGAACCGCAAAAGCTGGCCCGGCGGCTGGACCGATCTGGAGGGAGACTTCGAAGCCCCTGCCAACGCGCATTACGTGCAGGTCGCGCTCTTCATCTGGACGGGCAAAGGCCCTGTGGCATGGCACGCGGTAGAAGTCACCGCCCAATGATGTCTCTTATTTTTTTTTAACACCCACACTCCTCTGCACATGAAACAGCCCCTCAAGACCTTCCTAAAGGCATGCTCCCTCGCCGCAGTCCTTGCTGCCGGCACGCTGCACAGCCAGACCGTGCTGCTCGACGACTCGTTTGCCGATGGCAATCGCTTCGAGGCCAACTTCCCGGATGAGGCTGCCGTCTGGACCGGCTCCCCCGAAGGCCTCGTTGTCAATACCGGCAGCCTGGACTTCACCTTTGGCGGTAGCACCACCCGTATCTGGACCTACTTTACCGGGACGCCCTACACGCTCAACGTGGGAGAAAAGTTGACCGTATCGGTAACACTGGTCCCCACCGGGCTCAGTTCCGGGGCCAGCCGCGGCTTTCGCATGGGCCTGTTCCATCATGAAGAGGGACGCGTCGAAGAAGATATCAACACCGACTCCGGAGGCGCGGTCAGCCCTTGGGCCGACTCCGAAGGCTACGCCGCATTTCTACGCTTCACCTCGAACCCCACGGGCTCCGTAACGGAACTCGGTAAGCGCATGCCGCCCAACAACAGCCTGCTGGGCAGCACCTCCGCCTTTACCCGTCTCTCGGATTCCGGCACCTACAGCTTTCAGGATGGCGTGGAGTATACGCTGAGCTACGAACTGTATCTGGAGAGCCAAAGCAATCTGGTACAGACGATGAACATCTACGAAGGCTCGACCCTCGTCTCCAGCTACGCCGTCAACGACAACGGAACGGATCTGGGCGAAGGCGCGCCGTTCAAAACCTTTGATATGCTCTTCCTGCGGGTGAGCGACGCGGCCAGCACCGCAAGCCAGGTTTCGATCAAGAACATCTCGGCCCAAGTCGAAAGCGGCAGCACCGGGGGCGGAGAGTCTTGG
Coding sequences:
- a CDS encoding right-handed parallel beta-helix repeat-containing protein encodes the protein MRFTLPLLGAFLSAAACHASITGPDGLQYPDWTRAGINGGIPAVASPAVDLTVHGADLEDDAAAIEEAAASLTGGGVVNLGAGTYYLDRPVVIRQSGVVLRGAGQNATRIVFRWNGPENNPEILWPAPGSNVYKNSWIQAFADPQGLKKISILVNGVVVQSASRLKDDEPICSLSTNGQKILTKAGGTGSVTLTVQVDYYEKPTRSTSQTIQLQATTDGPWILPNESGGVGLLGAITFAGSQPTFNNTIYSQRTLKQSAIRGSEVLELGSGHGFEVGDRLEIQAPPTERWNAETGNQITFGTHRANQYKVVAVNGSKVVVDAPLRIDFPMEDGAFVRQLDPIERCGIENLTLEQTSDLWVCGVLFSQSWECWAQNVTVRKAGRHPLYMVSSKHGEIRDCTMIDAGWKGHAGSAYVGWDQSYDCLMENVTTAFLRHAPLFQWGAAGNVIRNSTFYGSDAQFHAGYTHENLIENCVVLSNTGDGGYGGALYSASDTSHGVNGPRNVIYHCDFSAPNDGYYNGGAWFGGGNDDWMILHSRFMLDHEGAIYLRDRSRDHLFYHNVWAFGEPGGGVHYDNETSSGIEITGNVFDGLAASELASGLMQPALASDNTFLDRTEPVVLESAGFEAALAGWTTEGNGALTTTEAARVGTYGLRLTDSNTDTAASVSSAVYPVEPGQTWQARAWVRSVEASSQAGVLELQFVNASGMVLTGYNKVIKDYWTAWRRIAVNGDAPPNAAGVRVVLRTYENRISTVDYDGIGLARVPVALANPGFECGLVFWSIEAGEPQASADAAYTGGRGLELVNIGEAVKVVSRAMPVVVGETAQIRIRASVVDGQGFAVGLRFVDRDGALIMETLHLLPPGPAPWRQYVHRAMVPAGSATLQVILMAEAEGSGSGSAYFDDAFVLTAPALPEAPVPSIFAWQKEPNPALARGLDGTPIGLKFALGLGPDSDLGDRGLQIEAEGPVWTLSWRQPKARDGFGLELQRSTDLRTWDAVYSTEQEADADALVEHAAEVPAWGQPTFFRLAVP